A single window of Trichocoleus sp. DNA harbors:
- the hpsA gene encoding hormogonium polysaccharide biosynthesis protein HpsA, which yields MSTSRKIRAIQRLVQQTTRLPQIMMKRLVRWIMRVVLLLGRRPASAKAGFVLPTTVLLLLVVTLTVGAIGYRTYTRTQQTSGERLQRVIANAATPAIDRARAKIEFLFDPNRDSRAGGVPSQAYLLGMMLNDGQTRNNLTVPRFPSTPTAPDPYTFASTTPPDITKGDEVRIDINGDGQKDNAWKYRADLDGDGRQDATVLYSIIMTAPQKTVAFPNDSPTMLMDSTATGVSTRAQKLQVRNAPLSNANSVNPACVRGNSGGATLLNGDGWFPDPVNQSKLRKNFQVNAYVVKDNNNTVSTLEFQQDREATQGFKWGAWFRNDLEIFPGAPLRWNGAMHTEGNFIVGSDKNVMAYMISSPKSCLYDKTSSEITTAKIVNANDIPTFEGQFITGTVRDNRYDGTALIDLWNGQNANPINREMTQDNDSVDPRSVSPIDFTLEPVVLQTQDRSVARSLSGSATNPGAYVDTRWPATPFATNDTRRMYGQKQPTPYVDDLYRADNRYGPKARMKRENIPIPGAIGTPIPASEVELVRDDPASDSDSESVGLDGYWERRARREGLRLIVGQRLELGDPAGWGGPTDDAGKGVGGASIGPDTEPLRPAKACSGTRCNEKRQRRALWDNLAAVQATAIYHANTASTVPDRSIDYPLACMATTVHPGTAGTLARSASFSDLTMGLSIPGYPTGTVISDFFHGLGTNGWEYAPPSLSQFTNPNSKLITALTNLANYAGDENGGAPSFTPVQDDSGSSADAAVHPYPSMAMWGDFSKLRRVLRLLRSGGYSSLSPADKTTLHTAGCTIGMLAYNLDYLEKLDDNVLNTALSDSLGEAQPLRGTSSADVETYARALKGLRGRLRLIKDVTRPPLPGVTASTLNEAVKRVNPDPWLEIPEHLFRTLSAPTSSSALGGLVLDGGKSEDPDTLIQILTRWRDDPNNRNLGNNSNRAELRKFNQQIAAARLIALREQVARDRELGFYGTYGDNSAGGLVTSRRDGLAKTPLGKCKAWNDADDALAMLCSARPRYPILYSLFPASVAGLDFDTNAPADLIEAYSGSGKSFVSHKDAISSNLVDKGSRDAEDADNSYIGTFNGSVTYQVIRPEDVAIQPRKLEGSWGKLGGSQSWLLPSTTAGGVDTPNSNRYNLISVCADDCQPWSEQPSTSNNYPQFRNESSYYRIPFKDSVLYNGREMLPARVLDLDLDLMRTRKDNLNNDFWLPTKGLIYAFREDAVSEADIVRPLNSNWTSCDTEAKMQATAGCRMNTLADAYNSTDPPLNETLNARNLITPKPVDYLPDPDRRPHGFRLRQGKYVYRGPADFSQDSVEGRGLSFITANPAYVQGDFNLHQVVGSTGTATQVEEFVETVTANFSNFYSRGGGAPDTPTGTDSRFAQPTKDTWRPSEVLADAVTILSANFCDGSIEDTFMTGGVKNTASVSSDSYTRYGCTGDAGKTSFLNQNRPNSSNSGQGWVRSASIDSKPLLRGTGGNQVAIGDSPIFITRTGEPVYWSSGTAMSRYNSNSYYASSEKHTWTTPPDNTRVNMIMVSGLVPSRVNQPYGGLHNFPRFLENWKGKNLYMSGAFLQLNFSTYATGAFDQDAWEPGITPSSGTGCADSPSTSKEDICYYDAPNRIWGYDVGLQYAPAGPVAKRFKQPEKTRSEFYNEPPANDPYIDQLKKCTAANTCGAS from the coding sequence ATGTCAACCTCAAGGAAAATCAGGGCAATCCAAAGGTTGGTACAGCAGACCACTCGGCTCCCCCAAATCATGATGAAACGTCTGGTTCGGTGGATCATGCGCGTTGTGCTGTTACTGGGTAGACGACCTGCCTCCGCAAAAGCAGGGTTCGTTTTGCCCACAACCGTCTTGCTTTTGTTAGTTGTCACATTAACAGTGGGGGCGATCGGCTATCGTACCTACACTCGCACTCAACAAACCAGCGGGGAAAGATTGCAGCGGGTCATTGCCAATGCTGCAACGCCTGCAATCGATCGGGCAAGGGCGAAGATCGAGTTTTTGTTTGACCCAAACCGTGATTCGCGGGCAGGCGGTGTGCCCAGTCAGGCTTATCTGCTGGGAATGATGCTCAACGATGGGCAAACGCGCAATAACCTCACGGTTCCCCGCTTTCCATCAACACCAACAGCGCCTGATCCTTACACCTTTGCATCCACTACGCCACCCGATATAACCAAAGGAGATGAGGTTCGGATTGACATCAACGGTGATGGGCAAAAGGACAATGCCTGGAAATACCGCGCTGATCTCGATGGTGATGGTAGACAGGATGCGACGGTGCTGTATTCCATTATCATGACTGCGCCTCAGAAGACGGTTGCCTTTCCCAATGACAGCCCGACAATGCTGATGGATTCAACTGCAACCGGAGTGAGTACTCGTGCCCAGAAACTGCAAGTCCGTAACGCGCCATTGAGCAATGCAAATAGCGTTAACCCTGCCTGCGTTCGGGGAAATTCGGGTGGCGCGACCCTGCTGAATGGGGATGGCTGGTTCCCAGATCCGGTTAACCAATCGAAGCTGCGGAAAAACTTTCAGGTGAACGCTTATGTTGTGAAAGACAACAACAACACTGTCTCCACCCTTGAGTTTCAGCAAGACCGCGAAGCAACGCAGGGCTTTAAGTGGGGGGCTTGGTTCCGCAATGATTTAGAAATTTTTCCTGGTGCACCTCTCCGCTGGAATGGGGCAATGCATACAGAGGGGAACTTCATTGTTGGCAGCGATAAGAACGTCATGGCGTACATGATCAGCTCGCCCAAGTCTTGTCTGTATGACAAAACCTCTTCAGAAATTACCACTGCTAAGATTGTCAACGCCAATGACATTCCCACATTTGAGGGGCAGTTCATTACAGGCACAGTACGTGACAACAGGTACGATGGTACCGCTTTGATCGACCTTTGGAATGGACAAAACGCAAACCCCATCAACCGAGAGATGACGCAGGATAACGACTCGGTTGATCCAAGGTCTGTTTCCCCGATTGACTTCACCCTAGAACCCGTCGTTCTTCAAACTCAAGATCGATCGGTAGCGCGGAGTCTGAGTGGCAGTGCCACCAACCCTGGTGCTTATGTTGATACACGCTGGCCCGCCACGCCTTTTGCGACCAACGACACCAGACGGATGTATGGGCAGAAACAGCCGACTCCCTACGTGGATGACCTCTATCGGGCAGATAACCGCTACGGTCCTAAAGCCCGCATGAAACGGGAGAATATACCGATTCCTGGAGCCATTGGTACTCCAATCCCGGCTTCTGAAGTGGAGCTAGTTCGGGATGATCCAGCATCAGACAGTGACTCGGAATCAGTCGGGTTAGATGGGTATTGGGAGCGACGCGCTCGACGAGAAGGATTGCGCCTGATTGTGGGTCAACGTTTAGAATTGGGTGATCCGGCAGGTTGGGGTGGTCCAACGGATGATGCAGGTAAAGGCGTGGGTGGTGCTTCGATCGGTCCAGATACAGAGCCGCTTCGTCCTGCAAAGGCTTGCTCTGGCACAAGGTGTAATGAGAAGCGACAGCGACGTGCTCTCTGGGATAACCTGGCAGCCGTACAAGCAACAGCCATTTATCATGCCAATACTGCCTCAACCGTTCCAGACAGAAGCATTGACTACCCACTGGCTTGTATGGCAACGACCGTCCATCCTGGCACCGCTGGAACGCTGGCTAGAAGTGCCTCATTCTCAGACCTGACGATGGGCTTGTCGATTCCGGGCTATCCTACTGGAACAGTAATCAGCGACTTTTTCCACGGTCTGGGAACGAATGGGTGGGAGTATGCCCCGCCGTCGCTCAGCCAATTTACCAATCCAAACAGCAAACTCATCACGGCGTTGACGAATCTGGCAAACTATGCCGGAGATGAAAACGGGGGTGCGCCTTCTTTTACACCTGTTCAAGATGACAGTGGCAGTTCTGCCGATGCAGCCGTTCATCCCTATCCCAGTATGGCAATGTGGGGGGACTTCTCCAAGCTACGACGAGTGCTGCGATTGTTGCGGTCAGGTGGATACAGTAGCCTTAGCCCTGCTGACAAAACAACGCTACATACCGCAGGCTGCACGATCGGGATGTTGGCATACAACCTGGATTATCTTGAGAAGCTTGATGACAATGTCCTAAATACTGCTCTATCGGATTCATTGGGAGAAGCCCAGCCTCTAAGAGGCACTAGTAGTGCTGATGTTGAGACATATGCAAGAGCACTAAAAGGACTGAGAGGAAGACTGCGCCTGATTAAAGACGTTACCCGTCCTCCATTGCCGGGTGTGACTGCCTCAACGTTAAACGAAGCGGTAAAGCGAGTAAACCCAGACCCATGGTTAGAAATACCCGAGCACCTGTTTCGTACCCTGTCTGCTCCTACAAGTTCTTCGGCACTAGGCGGATTAGTGCTAGATGGTGGTAAGTCTGAAGACCCAGACACTCTAATTCAAATACTCACTCGCTGGCGAGACGATCCCAACAATCGCAATCTAGGTAACAATAGCAATCGCGCAGAGTTACGGAAATTTAATCAGCAAATTGCGGCAGCTCGATTGATTGCTTTGAGGGAGCAGGTTGCCCGCGATCGAGAGCTAGGCTTTTATGGAACCTATGGTGACAACTCAGCTGGAGGGTTAGTAACTTCCAGGAGAGATGGGCTTGCGAAAACTCCTTTAGGGAAGTGCAAGGCTTGGAACGATGCAGACGATGCTTTAGCAATGCTTTGTTCTGCACGACCTCGCTATCCCATTCTCTACTCGCTTTTCCCGGCTTCTGTCGCTGGCTTAGACTTTGACACCAATGCTCCTGCAGATCTGATTGAAGCATACAGCGGTAGTGGCAAATCTTTTGTATCTCATAAAGATGCAATCTCCTCTAACCTGGTTGACAAAGGCAGCCGAGATGCTGAGGATGCCGACAATTCCTACATTGGGACATTTAACGGCAGTGTGACCTATCAGGTTATTCGTCCTGAAGATGTGGCGATCCAACCTCGTAAATTGGAAGGTAGTTGGGGTAAGTTGGGTGGTTCCCAATCTTGGCTTCTGCCAAGTACTACTGCAGGTGGTGTGGACACTCCCAACAGCAATCGGTACAACTTGATTTCGGTCTGTGCAGACGATTGCCAGCCATGGTCTGAGCAGCCCTCTACGAGCAATAACTATCCCCAATTCCGCAATGAAAGTTCATACTATCGCATTCCGTTTAAGGATTCTGTCTTGTACAACGGGCGTGAAATGCTGCCAGCCCGAGTTCTGGATCTCGATCTCGACCTGATGAGAACGAGAAAGGACAACCTCAACAACGATTTCTGGCTCCCCACAAAAGGGTTGATCTACGCTTTCCGGGAAGATGCAGTTTCTGAAGCAGATATTGTCCGACCACTGAATAGTAACTGGACGAGTTGCGACACGGAGGCAAAGATGCAGGCAACAGCAGGTTGTCGGATGAACACCCTAGCAGATGCCTATAATTCCACCGATCCGCCCTTAAACGAGACATTAAACGCAAGAAACCTGATCACTCCCAAACCGGTAGATTATCTACCTGATCCCGATCGTCGTCCTCATGGCTTCCGCTTACGTCAGGGTAAGTATGTTTATCGGGGTCCGGCTGACTTCTCGCAAGATTCGGTTGAAGGACGTGGCTTATCCTTTATTACGGCAAACCCCGCTTATGTTCAGGGTGACTTTAACCTGCATCAAGTTGTGGGTAGCACTGGAACTGCAACGCAGGTCGAGGAGTTTGTTGAAACTGTCACAGCCAACTTCAGCAACTTCTACAGCCGGGGGGGTGGCGCGCCAGATACCCCAACCGGAACTGACAGCCGATTTGCTCAGCCAACAAAAGATACTTGGCGACCGTCAGAAGTTCTGGCAGATGCCGTCACAATTCTGTCAGCCAATTTCTGCGATGGCAGCATTGAGGATACTTTCATGACTGGAGGTGTCAAGAACACTGCTTCGGTAAGCAGTGATAGTTACACCCGCTATGGCTGTACGGGAGATGCGGGGAAAACCTCGTTCTTGAATCAAAATCGTCCAAATAGCTCAAATTCTGGGCAGGGCTGGGTCAGGTCAGCTTCGATCGATTCCAAGCCCTTGCTGAGAGGAACCGGCGGAAATCAGGTTGCGATCGGTGATTCTCCTATCTTTATCACCCGAACGGGCGAACCTGTCTACTGGTCTAGCGGAACTGCTATGTCCCGTTACAACTCAAACAGCTACTATGCCTCCAGTGAAAAACATACCTGGACTACACCACCTGACAACACTCGAGTCAACATGATTATGGTAAGTGGTTTAGTTCCCTCCCGCGTCAACCAACCTTATGGTGGCTTGCACAACTTCCCCCGGTTCCTCGAAAACTGGAAAGGCAAAAACCTCTATATGTCTGGCGCATTCTTGCAGCTGAATTTCAGTACCTATGCAACAGGCGCATTTGATCAAGATGCCTGGGAACCTGGAATCACTCCTTCAAGTGGAACAGGCTGTGCTGATAGCCCATCGACGAGTAAGGAAGATATCTGCTACTACGATGCACCTAACCGGATTTGGGGTTACGACGTAGGGCTGCAATATGCCCCTGCGGGTCCTGTGGCAAAACGCTTTAAGCAGCCAGAGAAAACTCGGAGTGAGTTCTACAATGAACCGCCTGCCAATGATCCCTACATTGATCAGTTGAAGAAGTGTACTGCTGCAAATACCTGCGGCGCTAGTTAA
- a CDS encoding sensor histidine kinase: protein MNWMSGVVLLGTGFGLGTLSSWMWKRSRLQDQSIPPSSASSTEQAISLVDSPPKRNPDELEIATLRQQLQTAQLACQMAAENAQFKAGFLSRASHELRSPINSVISLHQLILADLADNPAEEREFVAQAYGAAQKMLALLDELIGISKLGHGTASLQLQPLRLQDIFLEVQQFTHLQAENRNLQLKIDFPDPTIYVQADPRWLTQVLIHLVDTPLKWMQEGFVALRAKVLAEQDQVRIQIEDQRSIEYWEEALDLLPNLREAIAPSTSKAIGLETIAQLPQSPSSGLTLLMDQAVLEMMGGRMTLQTIPIDPLSADTVTPAEKAITRIECFIPLTDCEIDPA from the coding sequence ATGAATTGGATGAGCGGTGTGGTGCTGTTGGGGACAGGCTTTGGGTTAGGAACATTAAGCAGCTGGATGTGGAAACGATCGCGCCTTCAGGATCAGTCTATTCCTCCGTCCTCTGCAAGTTCAACGGAACAGGCAATCAGTTTGGTTGATTCACCTCCAAAGCGTAACCCAGATGAATTAGAGATTGCGACTCTCAGGCAGCAGCTACAAACTGCTCAACTTGCCTGTCAAATGGCGGCTGAAAATGCCCAGTTCAAAGCAGGATTCCTGTCCCGTGCTTCTCATGAGCTTCGATCGCCCATTAATAGCGTAATCAGCCTGCATCAGCTCATCCTGGCAGACCTGGCAGATAATCCAGCAGAAGAACGCGAATTTGTGGCTCAAGCTTATGGCGCAGCCCAGAAAATGCTGGCTTTGCTTGATGAATTGATTGGTATCTCTAAATTAGGGCACGGCACAGCCTCTCTCCAGCTCCAGCCGCTTCGCTTGCAGGACATCTTCTTGGAGGTGCAGCAGTTCACGCATCTTCAGGCAGAAAACCGCAATTTGCAGCTAAAAATTGACTTTCCCGATCCGACAATTTATGTTCAGGCAGATCCTCGCTGGCTAACGCAAGTTCTGATTCATCTGGTTGATACGCCCCTGAAATGGATGCAAGAGGGATTTGTTGCGCTCAGGGCTAAAGTCCTAGCCGAGCAAGATCAAGTAAGAATTCAGATCGAGGATCAGCGATCGATCGAATATTGGGAAGAAGCGCTCGATCTGCTGCCCAACCTCCGAGAAGCGATCGCTCCCTCTACTTCAAAAGCGATCGGATTGGAAACTATTGCGCAGTTGCCCCAATCCCCTTCTTCTGGTCTAACCCTGCTAATGGATCAAGCCGTACTGGAAATGATGGGTGGAAGGATGACGTTACAAACAATCCCGATCGATCCCCTCTCAGCAGACACAGTTACACCCGCTGAGAAAGCCATCACGCGAATTGAATGCTTTATTCCATTGACAGATTGCGAGATTGATCCTGCTTGA
- a CDS encoding FAD-dependent oxidoreductase yields the protein MTNTTPDRFYDFIGFGDEVPGILTLVSAAREYRRRVGSYPKTLLILKGNSQQGIGGHLVRGGLAYLDRSNIPLQIRQTLGLETYGLSSALYQEFLQKTGVIQVALDPRKADAVLRQMLRDAQIDTLSRVEIGLVLKEGQKLVGIQLTKGEIYRGKQFLDATVNAELAQAAGVPKLSGFGVLGLPKSELPVTLVFETEGLSIDRLRRVEAEYLKRFKNPADREAQAFFNIATNGDTALATQLRNDLVDAAGKPKPMWVGSDYIDVRTKALSIAYHAFRNTKLSLTESPAILDNGNVAILSGGRLSWNALLHATTGSEAEDLARSGAKPTALMLEEMTFIEQWFKSIGASAVRSAPELYIRHAGNVAGAVDPLSGADMLLGGVPDKEALGTFGYPFDIRGGITGLGRKAANKGFNQTHFKPPLFNIGMRHALLKTVPNLAVVSPAADFEGIACATGRIVEFNVAVGQAVGIAMAIAQLANRNLSEISNTEVRSVLAQTKRLPKIYGRADAIEATRLRDFEKQIIA from the coding sequence ATGACTAACACTACCCCTGATCGCTTCTATGACTTTATCGGTTTTGGGGATGAAGTGCCCGGAATTTTAACGTTAGTTTCTGCTGCTAGAGAATATCGTCGCCGAGTTGGGAGCTATCCGAAAACTCTGTTAATCCTGAAAGGGAATTCTCAGCAAGGAATTGGCGGACATTTAGTCCGGGGTGGATTAGCTTATCTCGATCGCAGCAACATTCCACTGCAAATCCGGCAAACTCTCGGTTTAGAAACTTATGGTCTGTCCTCTGCTCTATATCAGGAATTTCTGCAAAAAACAGGTGTGATTCAAGTTGCCCTTGATCCGCGTAAAGCCGATGCAGTATTGCGGCAAATGTTAAGGGATGCCCAAATTGATACACTGAGCCGTGTTGAAATTGGCTTAGTCTTGAAAGAAGGACAGAAATTAGTCGGGATTCAGCTCACGAAAGGCGAGATCTATCGCGGCAAACAGTTTCTAGATGCGACAGTGAATGCCGAACTCGCGCAAGCTGCTGGAGTCCCAAAGCTGTCAGGTTTTGGGGTGTTGGGTTTACCAAAGTCCGAACTGCCCGTGACGCTGGTATTTGAAACTGAGGGATTGAGCATCGATCGCCTGCGTCGCGTGGAAGCTGAATATCTCAAGCGCTTCAAAAATCCTGCCGATCGAGAAGCACAAGCGTTTTTCAATATTGCCACCAACGGCGATACAGCTTTAGCAACTCAACTCCGCAATGATCTGGTTGATGCTGCTGGCAAACCTAAACCGATGTGGGTCGGCAGCGACTATATTGATGTTCGCACCAAAGCACTGTCGATCGCCTATCACGCATTTCGCAACACAAAGCTCTCTCTGACCGAAAGTCCAGCTATTCTCGACAATGGCAATGTGGCAATTTTATCGGGTGGACGGCTTTCCTGGAATGCGCTACTCCATGCAACAACTGGCTCAGAAGCTGAAGATCTGGCGCGATCGGGTGCCAAGCCAACAGCACTCATGCTGGAAGAAATGACCTTTATTGAGCAGTGGTTTAAGAGTATTGGAGCATCAGCAGTGCGATCGGCTCCTGAACTTTATATCCGTCATGCTGGAAATGTGGCTGGAGCAGTTGACCCACTCAGCGGTGCAGATATGCTGTTGGGGGGTGTGCCAGACAAAGAAGCACTCGGAACGTTTGGCTATCCGTTTGATATTCGCGGGGGCATTACTGGGCTGGGTCGGAAAGCTGCCAATAAAGGCTTTAACCAGACTCACTTTAAGCCGCCACTCTTCAACATTGGGATGCGTCACGCGTTGCTTAAAACAGTACCGAACCTTGCTGTGGTCAGTCCGGCTGCCGATTTTGAGGGTATTGCCTGTGCTACTGGTCGGATTGTCGAGTTTAATGTAGCAGTCGGTCAGGCTGTAGGAATTGCCATGGCGATCGCTCAACTTGCAAACCGGAATTTATCAGAGATCTCGAATACTGAAGTGCGATCGGTTCTAGCGCAAACGAAAAGACTACCCAAAATCTACGGTAGAGCTGATGCGATCGAGGCGACAAGATTACGCGATTTTGAAAAACAAATCATTGCGTAA